The Schizosaccharomyces pombe strain 972h- genome assembly, chromosome: I genome contains a region encoding:
- the kri1 gene encoding krr family protein: protein MPRKKSAAKKAREALVQKKVINSNVPTDKKSIDQLQENVTSKSHLLEESSSEDEEINSFQINEEYAKRFEHNKKREELQKLEAKYGEQMANGVDGEGSDESSSEEEEDSDGELVTPEVDAAILRMIVKIRNKDPDLYDSQQKYFDEVEKDVQGSLKSKDGFRSVTLKDYHRQKLLSGEILDAEEDEPMPNDANPTHVEEQERLRKETIAAFHDVNGNKDAVSNESDEDGDFLVKKEKTKKQLEEEEHGYERFLLESAQSKEARKVLEDLSSSYVKQRPSVLVNTEDDENGIKPSDEDFLLKYMMNRGWRTSNTKQPSYEEIIDEVDAENRFDEDAEEFENKFNFRFEEEAGSQIVSHPRNVADSLRRKDDSRKRARDRKKERLEEASQKRLEEVNRLKNLKRKELEEKLNQVIEIAGSKNIDVSKLDLDEDFDPEKWESKMSEIFNENYYEEDSAKKPEFGDDIDIDDIAQVDNGSEDLGSIENKTVEDTGNREKSKKSLRKDIREKKRKIDEYVEEKYGVPEAVIVKNSKFRYQQVAPETFGLDILDILNASDADLNNYVGLKKMTPYRTPEEIARDKKKYGKKKRLREWKKQVFGK from the exons ATGCccagaaaaaaatcagCAGCTAAGAAAGCACGTGAAGCTTTGgttcaaaaaaaggttaTCAATTCCAACGTACCAACTGATAAAAAGTCAATTGATCAACTTCAAGAAAACGTTACTAGCAAAAGTCACTTATTAGAGGAAAGCAGCTCTGAAGATGAGGaaattaattcttttcaaattaacGAAGAATATGCAAAGCGATTTGAACACAATAAAAAGCGTGAGGAGCTTCAAAAGT TAGAAGCAAAATACGGGGAACAGATGGCTAATGGAGTGGATGGTGAAGGCAGCGATGAGAGTTCCAgtgaagaggaagaagattCGGATGGAGAACTTGTCACTCCTGAAGTGGATGCTGCTATTTTACGAATGATTGTCAAAATTCGGAACAAGGATCCTGATCTATATGATTCTCAACAGAAGTATTTTGATGAAGTCGAAAAGGATGTGCAAGGatcattaaaaagtaaGGACGGGTTTCGCTCCGTCACACTAAAAGACTACCATCGTCAAAAATTGTTATCGGGCGAAATTTTAGATGCGGAGGAAGATGAACCAATGCCAAACGATGCTAATCCCACTCACGTCGAGGAGCAAGAACGTTtaagaaaagaaacaatAGCAGCGTTTCATGATGTCAACGGGAATAAGGATGCAGTGAGCAATGAATCTGACGAAGATGGTGATTTTTtagtaaagaaagagaaaacgaaaaaacaacttgaagaagaagagcaTGGCTATGAAAGGTTTTTGTTGGAAAGTGCACAGAGTAAGGAAGCTAGAAAAGTTTTAGAAGATTTATCATCCTCGTATGTCAAACAGCGTCCATCTGTTCTTGTTAATACtgaagatgatgaaaatgGAATTAAGCCGTCAGatgaagattttttattgaaatatATGATGAATCGTGGATGGCGAACTTCCAACACCAAACAACCTTCCtatgaagaaattattgATGAGGTTGATGCCGAGAACAGATTTGACGAAGATGCTGaggaatttgaaaacaaatttaacTTCCGCTTTGAAGAAGAGGCTGGCAGCCAAATAGTTTCTCACCCTCGAAATGTTGCTGACAGTTTACGAAGGAAGGATGATTCTCGTAAACGTGCACGTGATcgcaaaaaagaaagacttGAAGAAGCATCTCAAAAGCGACTAGAGGAAGTCAACAGACTCAAAAATCTTAAACGGAAAGAGTTAGAGGAGAAACTTAATCAGGTTATTGAAATTGCTGGTTCCAAAAATATCGATGtttcaaaacttgattTAGATGAAGACTTTGATCCGGAAAAATGGGAATCCAAAATGtcagaaatttttaacgaaAATTACTACGAAGAAGATTCTGCTAAAAAGCCCGAATTTGGCGATGATATAGACATCGATGACATCGCTCAAGTGGATAATGGATCCGAAGATCTGGGCAGcatagaaaataaaactgTTGAAGATACTGGAAATCgtgaaaaatcaaaaaaatccttaCGTAAAGATATCAGGGagaaaaaacgaaaaattgATGAGTACGTCGAAGAAAAATACGGTGTTCCTGAGGCGGTGATTGTTAAAAACTCTAAATTTCGCTACCAACAGGTCGCCCCAGAGACATTTGGACTTGATATACTTGATATTCTTAACGCATCAGATGCCGACCTTAATAATTATGTAGGTCTAAAAAAGATGACTCCATATCGTACTCCGGAAGAGATTGCTAGagataaaaagaagtatggaaagaaaaagcgGCTTCGGGAATGGAAGAAACAAGTTTTTGGGAAATGA
- the pan2 gene encoding poly(A)-specific ribonuclease complex subunit Pan2 produces MDAWKEITKTTENDGVSTCSLSSIAFDPYSELVWTGHKNGQIKSSFGPSLTSYTQFIGHEGPVHQVLPQERGVFSLSSKSLRLSNRKGTIRWRYQDSDCIDYRAMFYQSRNNPEVVIGGYHQKLTVVNAERGISIHKDKNVSDIFIMRRNRLLCCGSTNGEIILRDPNSFQPVNKVVAHTGTISDIDTSGNLLLSCGYSLRHGTYMLDPFVKVWDLRNLSSLVPIPFPAGPTIIRMHPKLSTTAVVCSCSGQFHIVDTGNPLDAKLMQIPLTSYLTGMDIASTGDAMVFTDVEDNIHLWSPLENPSFSDLKLPIQLPNTSTETVQLENNDPLNSIGLPYYKDELLSSWSKYLIFDVGKPILDSNLLIAKQISENSHPVPQEIKSFHRNQIIEVPWLNRKLISEGATPKFHSERQKDIMSGNDIEGSASYFEEIEDTISGPDSIPKFYQRPVIKYSKFGIEDFDFGFYNKTKYAGLETDITNSYCNSVLQLLSYVPSFSKAAISHSLGPCDLMECLLCELGFLFAMLKESTGRNCQATNFLRAFSNSSFAQSLGIVFDDYSDGTFPDSFVIQKFTKFMLTEISRIADYEDKKDGTSFPVSFLLKSFCIPEMQTYRCGICGITSQKIKSSLYIIDLHYPSQQLESILSFEWLFKMSLDRRVDLPPGWCEYCLAHQPFLLRSFIRSLPDCLFINTQVKHHEHWKLWARKNWLPKKLHLRRVNDTMQCVSQKISNLDKDQQSLSVYVLRGIIYEIRQNGEEPHFVSTIRVSDNTSSDNPDDNRWYIFNDFLVKEVTEEEALTVHGPWKIPIIVYYEKLDTKIPQWDEVSDYTLLYQPYSLNKNPPINKIQPLTTDEMLYPKMLVGIDSEFVALQQEETEVRSDGTKSTIKPSKLSLARVSVLRGEGPNKGLPFIDDYVATDDKVTDYLTEYSGIHPGDLDPDRSPYNVVPLKVAYKKLRLLVNAGCIFVGHGLQKDFRIINLLVPPEQVVDTVDLFFLSSRQRKLSLKFLAWYLLDEEIQLTEHDSIEDALTALKLYDCYDKLKSQGKLEETLDNIYEVGRRFKFRPPSVASMSLEDRNSYGDESVISNQTN; encoded by the exons ATGGATGCGTGGAAAGAa ATTACCAAAACAACTGAAAATGATGGTGTATCGACGTGTTCCTTAAGTTCTATTGCTTTTGATCCCTACTCAGAATTAGTATGGACTGGACATAAAAAT GGTCAAATTAAATCTTCTTTCGGACCCTCACTAACATCGTATACTCAATTCATTGGGCATGAGGGTCCGGTGCACCAAGTATTACCACAGGAAAGGGGTGTATTTTCCCTTTCTAGTAAATCTTTACGATTGAGTAATCGCAAAGGAACAATAAGATGGAGATATCA GGATTCTGATTGTATAGATTACCGGGCTATGTTCTACCAGAGTCGTAATAATCCCGAAGTTGTTATAGGAGGATATCATCAAAAGCTTACGGTTGTTAATGCTGAACGAGGAATTTCAATTCATAAG GACAAAAACGTTAGTGACATTTTCATAATGCGAAGGAATAGACTTCTCTGTTGTGGATCTACAAATGGTGAAATTATTCTTCGCGACCCAAATAGTTTTCAGCCAGTCAATAAAGTTGTAGCGCATACAGGCACTATATCAGATATTGACACTTCTGGAAACCTTTTATTATCATGTGGTTATTCATTGCGACATGGCACATACATGCTAGACCCATTTGTTAAGGTTTGGGATCTTCGAAATCTATCTAGTCTTGTTCCTATTCCATTTCCTGCTGGTCCTACTATCATCCGTATGCATCCAAAGCTGTCTACCACTGCTGTTGTTTGCTCTTGTTCGGGTCAATTTCATATTGTTGATACAGGAAATCCCTTGGATGCAAAGTTGATGCAAATTCCGTTAACTTCTTATCTAACTGGGATGGATATAGCTTCGACTGGTGATGCTATGGTTTTCACTGATGTTGAAGATAATATTCATCTTTGGAGCCCTCTAGAAAATCCATCTTTCAGTGATCTCAAATTGCCTATACAGTTACCCAACACTTCTACTGAAACTGTgcaattagaaaataatga CCCATTGAACTCAATAGGATTGCCCTATTATAAAGACGAGCTGCTTTCTTCATGGTCAAAGTATTTGATATTTGATGTTGGAAAACCTATCCTCGACTCTAATCTTCTTATTGCAAAACAGATATCGGAAAATTCGCACCCTGTTCCACAAGAAATTAAGTCTTTCCATCGAAATCAAATTATCGAAGTCCCGTGGTTGAATCGTAAATTAATATCTGAAGGGGCGACCCCGAAGTTTCACAGCGAAAGGCAGAAAGACATAATGTCTGGAAACGATATTGAAGGTTCTGCATcttattttgaagaaattgaggaCACAATATCTGGACCTGATTCTATACCGAAGTTTTATCAAAGACCGGTAATTAAGTATAGTAAATTCGGTATTGAAGATTTTGACTTTGGATTTTACAATAAAACTAAGTACGCGGGCCTTGAAACCGACATCACTAATTCATACTGCAATTCTGTTTTGCAGCTTTTGTCTTACGTTCCTTCATTTTCGAAAGCAGCAATTAGCCATTCATTAGGTCCGTGTGATTTAATGGAATGTTTGCTTTGTGAGCTTggatttttgtttgctaTGCTTAAAGAAAGTACTGGAAGAAATTGCCAAGCtacgaattttttaagagcATTCTCAAATTCCTCATTTGCACAATCTCTGGGAATTGTGTTTGATGACTACTCTGATGGTACATTTCCTGATTCCTTTGTGATCCAGAAATTCACCAAATTTATGTTAACAGAGATTTCACGGATTGCTGACTACGAAGATAAAAAGGATGGGACTTCATTTCCTGTTAGTTTTTTGCTGAAATCATTTTGCATACCAGAAATGCAGACTTATCGTTGCGGAATTTGTGGAATTACtagtcaaaaaattaaatcatcCTTGTATATAATAGACCTTCATTATCCTTCCCAACAACTTGAATCCATATTGTCGTTTGAATGGTTATTTAAAATGAGTCTGGATCGTCGAGTTGATCTGCCTCCAGGTTGGTGTGAATACTGTTTAGCCCACCAGCCTTTCTTGCTTCGTTCTTTTATTCGTTCTTTACCtgattgtttgtttataaatACGCAAGTTAAGCACCATGAACACTGGAAGTTGTGGGCTCGAAAAAATTGGCTACCAAAGAAACTTCATTTGCGTAGAGTTAATGACACTATGCAATGCGTATCACAAAAAATATCGAACCTGGATAAGGATCAACAGTCATTATCTGTCTATGTTTTACGTGGTATAATATATGAAATTCGGCAGAATGGCGAAGAACCACATTTTGTTTCAACAATTAGAG TATCCGATAATACCAGCTCTGATAATCCCGATGATAATCGATggtatatttttaatgattttctaGTTAAAGAGGTAactgaagaagaagcacTGACGGTGCATGGCCCTTGGAAAATACCTATCATAGTGTATTATGAAAAGCTTGATACAAAGATCCCGCAATGGGACGAGGTATCAGACTATACTTTGTTATACCAACCCTACtcattaaacaaaaaccCACCTATCAACAAAATTCAACCTCTCACAACTGATGAAATGTTGTATCCTAAAATGCTAGTGGGCATAGACTCTGAGTTCGTTGCCCTACAGCAGGAAGAAACTGAGGTACGAAGTGATGGTACTAAATCTACCATTAAACCCAGTAAACTCTCGTTAGCTCGTGTATCAGTTTTACGTGGGGAAGGGCCTAACAAAGGTTTGCCATTCATAGACGATTATGTTGCGACTGACGATAAGGTTACTGACTATCTTACGGAATATTCAGGTATACATCCTGGCGATTTAGATCCTGATCGTTCTCCATATAATGTCGTTCCTTTAAAAGTTGCGTATAAAAAGCTTCGTCTTTTGGTAAATGCTGGATGTATATTCGTTGGTCATGGTCTACAAAAAGACTTTCgaattattaatttgcTGGTTCCGCCGGAGCAGGTTGTTGATACGgttgatttatttttcttgaGCTCACGGCAACGaaaactttctttaaaatttttggctTGGTATTTGTTGgatgaagaaattcaaCTAACGGAACATGATTCTATTGAAGATGCCCTAACTGCTTTGAAACTTTACGATTGCTatgataaattaaaaagtcaGGGTAAGCTAGAGGAAACCCTTGATAACATTTATGAAGTTGGTCGTCGGTTTAAATTTCGTCCTCCTTCTGTTGCATCCATGTCACTTGAAGATCGCAATTCTTATGGCGATGAATCTGTCATATCTAATCAGACAAATTAA
- the kap111 gene encoding karyopherin Kap111: MDGNEIAHAKKLVYDLYSGSLSPSAIAATEKELQKAQRSQQGWNIGLFMLQSKDVYEQFFGALTLQMKINTQLETLSDKDLVQLFVQLLQKLLWDDGLPALVERKVICTLASLTIKYELEKKEEASLKVIYCLFCNKLEFFNADMNAASVLNNLFPPASSRNAQLTASYINELLLELSFSIYTKENEDALFNNVFRPCSNIIVSVLVFIFTNYSLDLSKEKNVAALEEALNCMIAISSYLAKASVSVQSVLPAFTECMDLTVNCIALDEVSEKAMNCLADLLANYSNFITQPTIERLWTILTGPWGETHLQQELEDPDSGEENDYSFLNIVIGFAEAMLPQIIDHIQEEKSIRLLYILASLLSFPGYAIVEEKVSWRTLEFWTTLIEDFSMSKAATDPSKDEIFKQIAFSVVEKAWWKMLLPSPEQWNSWPSSSRDSFNSYRRDLGDLLESSYSIFGERLYAMYITTIENFFSDGTGSPQSLEVSFYCLCCILEYDTNDSDTLDAWLTRLFETSFAIKASAFQNPQLLKTCSQLLSSCSCFLQNHPQYLNISLPVLFDALHISETSIQMTVSRSIHTLCTTCASHLLTEIDGFMAVVEELTPKLVYVPSVLEKIYSSVGYVTQRIEDIELRISYLMRLLNCILAQLQPSLYPNLEIFENVLKSCLQSVAGVALSQSPIGESPIIDVEQSTQETTFWQQSCIAEFQAKLISFLTHSESMALQYSDVVGLICKIMIAGLNEVEPSPFSLPIVTTIQYFCDRFTEFPAAVLLTLGSAILTCPYGQTDIIDKVLIDMCSSIQNSVVIINEESFMNNIDITVELYHFFSIILQKHPSFLETMYPDFTQLILNRAINLLGKPERLLESAAGQFIISFITSEKSDLLNTHTDFVNAIRSPLIAKILLGFGGNASRSSLPLLSDILGKLKAQNFSATRACLTQSLEEEGFPSRNVSNEIKRRFLTDLLKARIKDKVKQFWILCKGLESTPYGNSSWTF; encoded by the exons ATGGatggaaatgaaattgCTCATGCAAAAAAG CTTGTTTATGACCTATACTCGGGGTCACTGAGTCCATCTGCTATTGCTGCAACCGAAAAGGAATTACAGAAAGCACAAAGGTCTCAACAAGGATGGAATATAGGTCTTTTTATGTTACAAAGCAAG GATGTGTACGAGCAATTTTTTGGCGCTTTGACActtcaaatgaaaataaacacaCAACTAGAAACATTATCTGACAAGGATCTTGTTCAATTATTTGTTCAGCTATTGCAGAAGCTCTTATGGGATGATGGGCTTCCAGCTCTAGTTGAACGGAAAGTCATCTGTACGCTGGCTTCTTTAACGATCAAATATGagttagaaaaaaaggaagaggCTTCTCTCAAAGTTATTTATTGTCTTTTCTGTAACAagcttgaattttttaatgcgGATATGAATGCTGCAAGTGTTCTTAATAATCTATTTCCTCCAGCTTCTTCGCGGAATGCTCAGTTAACCGCTTCctatattaatgaattactCCTTGAgttatctttttcaatctatactaaagaaaatgaagatgcactttttaataacgtTTTTCGTCCCTGTTCAAACATCATTGTCTCTGtccttgtttttattttcacaAACTACAGTCTGGATTTATCGAAAGAAAAGAACGTAGCTGCCTTGGAGGAGGCACTAAATTGCATGATTGCTATTTCTTCATATTTGGCGAAAGCTTCGGTTTCTGTTCAGAGTGTCCTTCCAGCATTTACTGAATGCATGGATTTAACAGTAAATTGCATAGCGCTCGATGAAGTTTCCGAAAAAGCGATGAATTGTCTTGCGGATCTTCTCGCGAACTATAGCAATTTTATTACACAACCTACAATAGAAAGACTTTGGACTATTTTAACTGGACCGTGGGGTGAAACTCATTTGCAACAAGAGTTAGAAGATCCTGATAGCggagaagaaaatgattattCCTTTCTTAACATTGTTATTGGATTTGCCGAAGCAATGCTGCCACAAATCATTGATCATATTCAGGAAGAAAAATCCATTCGATTGTTGTATATTTTAGCCTCTTTACTTAGTTTTCCAGGGTACGCAATagtagaagaaaaagttagCTGGCGTACTCTGGAATTCTGGACGACATTAATTGAGGATTTTTCGATGAGCAAAGCTGCTACGGATCCTTCAAAGGATGAAATATTCAAGCAAATAGCATTTTCTGTAGTCGAAAAAGCATGGTGGAAAATGTTATTACCCTCCCCCGAACAATGGAATTCTTGGCCTTCTAGTTCGCGTGATTCATTCAATAGTTACAGACGTGATTTGGGTGATCTTTTAGAAAGTTCTTATTCCATTTTTGGAGAAAGGCTTTATGCTATGTATATAACGACTATTGAGAATTTCTTCTCGGATGGTACAGGAAGCCCTCAATCATTAGAGGTTTCATTTTATTGCTTATGTTGTATTTTAGAGTACGACACCAATGACAGTGATACGTTAGATGCCTGGCTTACTCGGTTATTTGAAACGAGTTTTGCTATAAAGGCTTCGGCTTTCCAAAACCCGCAACTATTAAAAACCTGTTCTCAATTATTAAGCAGTTGCTCTtgctttcttcaaaatcacCCTCAATATCTTAATATATCTTTGCCAGTTTTATTCGATGCCTTACACATTTCTGAAACTTCAATACAAATGACTGTCTCTCGTTCAATACACACTCTATGTACAACTTGTGCATCCCATCTATTAACTGAAATCGACGGATTCATGGCGGTGGTTGAAGAACTAACACCCAAGCTGGTATATGTACCTTCTGTGCTAGAAAAGATTTATAGCTCCGTTGGATATGTTACACAACGTATAGAAGATATTGAATTAAGAATCAGTTATCTGATGAGACTTTTAAACTGCATTCTCGCACAACTTCAACCAAGTTTATATCCTAATCTTGAAATATTCGAAAACGTTTTGAAATCCTGCCTCCAAAGCGTAGCCGGAGTGGCCTTAAGTCAGAGTCCAATTGGCGAAAGTCCAATAATTGATGTTGAGCAATCTACCCAGGAAACAACTTTTTGGCAGCAATCGTGCATTGCAGAATTTCAAGCAAAACtcatttcctttttgaCCCATTCCGAGTCTATGGCGTTACAGTATTCCGACGTCGTTGGG TTAATTTGCAAGATTATGATTGCTGGTCTTAATGAAGTAGAGCCTTCTCCATTTTCATTGCCTATAGTAACTACCATTCAATACTTCTGTGACAGATTTACAGAATTTCCGGCAGCAGTTTTGCTAACGTTGGGATCAGCAATTTTGACATGTCCTTACGGCCAGACTGATATTATTGACAAAGTGCTAATTGATATGTGCTCATCGATTCAAAATTCTGTTGTTATAATCAATGAAG AATCATTTATGAACAATATCGACATTACAGTCGAATTATATCActtcttttcaataattcttcaaaaacacCCCTCATTTTTAGAAACGATGTATCCAGATTTTACCCAACTTATTTTAAACCGCGCGATTAATTTGCTTGGCAAGCCTGAGAGATTGTTAGAATCAGCAGCCGGCCAATTTATT ATTTCATTCATTACGTCCGAAAAAAGCGACCTCCTAAACACTCATACAGATTTCGTGAATGCAATTCGAAGTCCTCTTATTGCTAAAATACTATTG GGGTTCGGTGGAAATGCATCACGGAGCTCTTTACCGTTGCTTTCAGATATATTAGGAAAATTAAAGGCACAAAATTTCTCTGCGACAAGAGCATGCCTTACTCAGTCacttgaagaagaaggattTCCTTCACGGAATGTTTCAAATGAGATCAAACGTCGATTTTTAACAGATCTTCTTAA GGCACGAATAAAAGACAaagtaaaacaattttggaTACTTTGCAAAGGACTAGAAAGTACTCCTTATGGCAATTCAAGCTGGACCTTTTAA